The bacterium DNA window TTTTAGAAAATGTTTTTCTCCTTCTTGAGGCTTTCCGGTCTCATAAAATCTTTTTCCGAGCTTCCTGAGCAACATCGTGTTCCCCGGTTCTCTTTGCAGTTGCTCCTGCAGCTCGGAAATAGACTCCTTCTCCGGTTGTATTCTCACTTTTTGTTCTTCTCCAGCTGGAGTCACCAGAGGCTTTTCCGATTCGCTTCTCTGAGGCATCGAATCTTTAGGGGATAGAGGAACCGGGGGAAGAGGAGCAACAAGGGATTCCAGGGGCGTTTCACTCAAAGGCATCTGGGAAGCAACTTTTGCAACAAGATTGCCATGTGCCTGAGTGATGCGATCAAGAATTGCCTTCAATGGTTCCTTCAATTCCAGGAACCGGTCCGGTGAATGGTAAGGGGCGTGAAATTGCGAGCGAAGGCTTTCATAGGCCTCGTTGACTTCCTGGAGTGTGCAATCCGGAAGGACGTGTAATACTTCTTCGTCTGTGGCTTCCTGAAACCTGGTGCGAGTTAATAAAACCAACTGGCGTAGCTCATCTTCCGATAAAGTTTTCATGCGCTCAGACTCAGGACCTGAACTCTCTTCCATGCGCTGTGTGGTAAAAGACTGTGCGCGCGTCTGATCCGCCATTTCGGGTTGCTGTTCCGGCGCAAGAGAAGGTCTGTCCTGTTCCTGAAACTGTAGCGTTCCGCATAAAACAAGAGAGAAGAGCGCGCGATCAAATTCGATTCCTGACAATCGAGCCAGTTGCCGCACGGCTGCAATGGTTTTGTTGCCGTCCACGCAAGCCAGGATTGTCTCTTCTTGAAAATCAAAATCCGTCCGGGTAAGCCGTGGAACACCGTTATTCAGAAACAGAACCTGTTCTTCATTCTTTTGGTAACCTCTTTCCAGGACAACAGGATTGCTGATATTTCGGATTCCCTCCACTATCAA harbors:
- a CDS encoding DUF4388 domain-containing protein; translated protein: MQGNLESTNLAEILLDLFLAKKSGILRLSRNEVKKSVYFLDGAVVFAHSNQKHDRLGETLLRLGKIAQEEFDLASREVIEKGKRLGQALSELGFISAQEVNSSVHYQLQQILYSLFDWDSGEYEFVERERPVFEDIMIDVSTPSLIVEGIRNISNPVVLERGYQKNEEQVLFLNNGVPRLTRTDFDFQEETILACVDGNKTIAAVRQLARLSGIEFDRALFSLVLCGTLQFQEQDRPSLAPEQQPEMADQTRAQSFTTQRMEESSGPESERMKTLSEDELRQLVLLTRTRFQEATDEEVLHVLPDCTLQEVNEAYESLRSQFHAPYHSPDRFLELKEPLKAILDRITQAHGNLVAKVASQMPLSETPLESLVAPLPPVPLSPKDSMPQRSESEKPLVTPAGEEQKVRIQPEKESISELQEQLQREPGNTMLLRKLGKRFYETGKPQEGEKHFLKALELEPQSVENHFALVEFYQSMGLNIKAFKHLNIILQLQPNNERAMEMLHLKKSKKPLYEIEH